The proteins below are encoded in one region of Aquisphaera giovannonii:
- a CDS encoding response regulator, translating into MDHHGPGLDGLDAIRRIRSLRSTAVIDTIALTVPRLSRDRDRNLDVGADACEVKPFVLLRDVRGGLPV; encoded by the coding sequence ATGGATCACCACGGGCCGGGACTGGACGGCCTGGATGCGATTCGCCGGATCCGGTCCCTCCGGTCCACGGCAGTCATCGACACCATCGCGCTGACGGTGCCGAGGCTTTCCCGAGACCGGGATCGCAACCTGGACGTGGGCGCCGATGCCTGCGAGGTGAAGCCGTTCGTGTTGCTCCGCGACGTCCGCGGAGGTCTTCCGGTGTGA
- a CDS encoding HD domain-containing phosphohydrolase translates to MVATTDSVSLILIVDDEPSGRRALESLLLGQGYGLAFAASADEALTLARGLEPDLILLDVMMPGTDGIEALRQLRSIPRIGEIPVILVTSLDDRASRLAGLEAGADDFVAKPIDRLELRTRVRTIMRLNRFRKLRDAVCSLSEAYDATLEGWVRALDLREHQLEGHSERVAEMTARLAREMGVEPADVVHIYRGALLHDIGKIAIPDAILLKAGPLDEAEWTIMRRHPDYARAMIEPIAYLRPALEIPYCHHERWDGKGYPRGLRAEAIPKSARIFSAVDVWDALSSDRPYRACWDRARVSQYLLDNSGTLFDPDVVTCFVKLLGEDEIRRTAASPADLAQDLSPAARPDDPGILAAPAASCYRLRSETPPARIDLTEAVPDLLTIPFRSIHRDRLGRPYAERSLVNSG, encoded by the coding sequence GTGGTCGCAACGACGGACTCGGTCAGCTTGATCCTCATCGTCGACGACGAACCGTCCGGCCGGCGGGCCCTCGAGTCCCTCCTCCTCGGCCAGGGCTACGGACTCGCCTTCGCGGCGAGCGCGGACGAGGCGCTAACCCTCGCCAGGGGGTTGGAGCCCGACCTGATCCTACTGGACGTGATGATGCCCGGGACGGACGGCATCGAGGCGCTGCGACAGCTCAGGAGCATACCCCGGATCGGGGAGATCCCTGTCATCCTCGTCACCTCCCTCGACGACCGGGCCTCCCGGCTGGCCGGCCTCGAGGCCGGCGCGGACGATTTCGTGGCCAAGCCGATCGACCGATTGGAGCTGCGTACGCGAGTCCGCACAATCATGCGGCTCAACCGCTTCCGCAAGCTCCGGGATGCCGTCTGCTCGCTCTCGGAGGCCTATGACGCGACCCTCGAAGGTTGGGTCCGTGCCCTCGACCTGAGGGAACACCAGCTCGAGGGCCACAGCGAACGGGTCGCCGAGATGACGGCCCGATTGGCCCGGGAGATGGGAGTCGAGCCGGCCGATGTGGTCCACATCTACCGGGGCGCCTTGCTCCACGACATCGGCAAGATAGCAATACCGGACGCGATCCTCCTGAAGGCGGGGCCGTTGGACGAGGCCGAGTGGACGATCATGCGACGCCACCCCGACTACGCCCGGGCGATGATCGAGCCGATCGCCTACCTCCGTCCGGCCCTCGAGATTCCCTATTGCCACCACGAGCGTTGGGACGGGAAGGGGTATCCCCGCGGATTGAGGGCGGAAGCGATCCCGAAGTCCGCGAGGATCTTCAGCGCGGTGGACGTCTGGGACGCCCTGAGCAGCGACCGACCCTACCGGGCTTGCTGGGACCGGGCGCGGGTCAGCCAGTACCTGCTGGACAACTCAGGGACCCTCTTCGACCCGGACGTCGTGACGTGCTTCGTCAAGCTTCTGGGCGAGGACGAGATCCGGCGCACCGCTGCGTCGCCGGCCGACCTCGCGCAAGATCTGTCGCCGGCCGCTCGGCCGGACGACCCTGGCATCCTCGCCGCTCCCGCCGCGTCGTGCTACCGCCTGAGAAGCGAGACGCCTCCGGCCCGGATCGACCTCACGGAAGCCGTCCCCGACCTGCTCACCATCCCCTTCCGGAGCATTCATAGGGACCGCTTGGGCAGGCCGTACGCGGAGCGTTCGCTCGTGAACTCCGGCTGA
- a CDS encoding PAS domain S-box protein, whose amino-acid sequence MILDSSPNRPLVLVLEVDPESTGILARILESKYRVEVFGDGEEGLARAAEAVPDLILSDLKMLGPCGGSLIAALRAEPTTRGIPVLMLAEDAGDLARIPSARATSADFLLKPVVPAELLARADRLVAEAASGHPEDRGEEPRFSRFVRHLPLPLAYIDRDGDTAYLNDRFVELFGYTIADVPTLEAWWAAAYPDEAYRRTVTATWAAAADEAARSGGRIGPFQAWLTCKDGRVLAVEASGIILDDGVLALFVDRTERRLAEEAMERLAQQRKLALDAARLGWWAYDPINRLATFDARYREIFGVAGDRLTLDQLLRRMHPDDVPGVLARLEGALNLVDSGPYSIEFRVLTDDGSPRWVSAHGLAEFEGEDGERRAVRLVGTVEDVTARNRLEAELRETAERYRLATSSGRVVTWEAGDDSTITRIDPAFWNWVQDGPSPIPCDPAGWLEWLHPDDRAAAARAIRDAFEGRSEELFYEFRARLVGGEMGWFQCRGRVRRGEGMSPLGAVGSIVDITQRKRDEDRRRESDERYRLALDGAGLGTWDWHLPSGRLDYDARWAGMIGYRADEVERRIEAWEELLHPDDAPAVLDAMRAHLEGSRPGFAAEYRLRRRDGGWAWILDVGRVIERDAEGRPLRVCGVHQDITARRSAEEACRESERLAQSVLDSLRTPIAVLDESGCILAVNRSWNEFAEENGYNGAPPVGTSYIRICEASTGEGAAEGAAFARGVRDVLAGHRASFELEYPCHSGANRRWFIGRVTPFGGAGPRRAVVAHSEVTSLKLAELSLRDSEERFRTVFESVPAGLVVVDGEGLITMVNGRIVEWLGYAPAELIGEPIDMLIPRVIGRQDGQPTLGHAGPADRREVAPDRELNAIRKDGSRFPVDAGLKLVQADSGPMMLVAIMDATERRRADRAIRALNAELERRVAERAADVHKLARIIDSSTDLIATATPGGVPLWENEAFRKVVLERSSAAARPPTIEAFHTPGSAARILGEGLPAAVREGHWLGETEVLTAAGHAIPVSQLILAHRDDEGRVVFFSTIMRDITERKEMEKALRRQSEELTLANLELARASRLKDEFLASMSHELRTPLSAVLALSEALVEGVYGAVTDEQASVIMDVEKSGRHLLGLINDILDLSKAEAGQMRLDPLPTTIDAIGQGSLRLVRQAAHARRISLSFSIEGPAEEIVADELRLKQILVNLLSNAVKFTPDGGKVGLRVRADEGARTLAFTVWDTGIGIRREDIGILFQPFRQIDSRLSRQYTGTGLGLALVQKLAALHGGSVSVESEPGHGSRFMVTIPWVPFRESQEDPYGRGEGSPPAADGPVVMAKGDGHPAMPESTGADPPLLLLADDDDLNRKLICDVLTAAGYRVAQARDGEEAVRLSTELKPRLVLMDIQMPGTDGLEATRRLRSEPGTRTLPIVALTALAMPGDRERCLAAGADAYLSKPVTLDELRRTIADLV is encoded by the coding sequence GTGATCCTCGATTCGAGCCCCAACCGTCCCCTGGTCCTGGTCCTCGAGGTCGACCCCGAGTCGACGGGAATTCTGGCAAGGATCCTGGAGAGCAAGTACCGCGTGGAAGTCTTCGGCGACGGCGAGGAAGGCCTTGCCCGGGCCGCCGAGGCCGTACCCGACCTGATCCTGAGCGACCTGAAGATGCTCGGGCCGTGCGGCGGGTCGCTGATCGCGGCGCTGCGGGCCGAGCCAACGACCCGAGGGATCCCGGTCCTCATGCTCGCCGAGGACGCGGGCGATCTCGCCCGGATCCCCTCGGCCCGCGCGACATCCGCCGACTTCCTCCTCAAGCCCGTGGTCCCTGCCGAGTTGCTCGCGCGGGCGGACAGGCTCGTGGCCGAGGCGGCGAGCGGGCATCCGGAGGACCGGGGCGAGGAACCCAGGTTCAGCCGATTCGTCCGGCACCTGCCCTTGCCCCTGGCGTACATCGATCGGGATGGCGATACGGCCTACCTCAACGACCGTTTCGTCGAGCTCTTCGGTTACACGATCGCCGACGTGCCGACGCTCGAGGCCTGGTGGGCGGCCGCCTACCCCGACGAGGCGTATCGGCGTACGGTCACCGCGACATGGGCTGCGGCCGCCGACGAGGCGGCACGCAGCGGCGGCCGCATCGGTCCCTTCCAGGCCTGGCTGACCTGCAAGGACGGCCGCGTGCTCGCGGTGGAGGCCTCGGGCATCATCCTCGACGACGGGGTCCTGGCCCTGTTCGTGGACCGCACGGAGCGGCGACTCGCCGAGGAGGCGATGGAACGCCTGGCCCAGCAACGCAAGCTCGCCCTGGACGCCGCCCGCCTCGGATGGTGGGCCTACGACCCGATCAACCGGCTGGCCACGTTCGACGCTCGCTATCGGGAGATCTTCGGGGTGGCCGGGGATCGGCTCACCCTGGACCAACTGCTCCGCCGCATGCACCCGGACGATGTGCCCGGGGTGTTGGCCAGGCTCGAGGGCGCTCTCAATCTGGTCGACTCCGGCCCCTATTCCATCGAATTCCGGGTGCTCACGGATGACGGCTCCCCTCGGTGGGTCTCGGCGCACGGACTGGCGGAATTCGAAGGTGAGGATGGCGAACGGCGTGCGGTCCGGCTCGTCGGAACGGTCGAGGACGTCACCGCAAGGAACCGTTTGGAGGCCGAACTCCGCGAGACGGCCGAGCGCTATCGCCTTGCCACCTCGAGCGGCCGCGTCGTGACGTGGGAGGCTGGCGACGACTCGACGATCACGCGGATCGACCCCGCGTTCTGGAACTGGGTGCAGGACGGCCCCTCGCCGATCCCTTGCGACCCGGCCGGCTGGCTCGAGTGGCTGCATCCCGACGATCGCGCCGCCGCGGCGCGGGCGATCCGCGACGCCTTCGAGGGGCGATCCGAGGAACTCTTCTACGAATTCCGCGCCAGGCTCGTCGGCGGAGAGATGGGCTGGTTCCAGTGCCGGGGCCGCGTCCGCCGAGGCGAGGGCATGTCCCCGCTCGGGGCCGTCGGTTCCATCGTGGACATCACTCAGCGCAAGCGGGACGAGGACCGGCGACGGGAGAGCGACGAGCGGTACCGACTGGCCCTGGACGGCGCCGGGCTCGGCACCTGGGACTGGCACCTGCCGTCGGGCCGCCTCGATTACGACGCGCGATGGGCCGGCATGATCGGATATCGCGCGGACGAGGTCGAGCGCCGCATCGAGGCGTGGGAGGAGCTACTCCACCCGGATGACGCCCCCGCCGTGCTCGATGCGATGCGGGCGCACCTCGAAGGCTCGCGCCCGGGGTTCGCCGCCGAATACAGGCTGAGACGCCGGGACGGGGGCTGGGCCTGGATCCTCGACGTCGGCAGGGTGATCGAGCGGGACGCCGAGGGACGCCCGCTCCGTGTCTGCGGTGTCCATCAGGACATCACCGCGCGGAGGTCTGCCGAGGAGGCCTGTCGAGAATCCGAGCGGCTTGCGCAATCCGTCCTCGACTCGCTCCGCACCCCGATCGCCGTGCTGGACGAGTCGGGGTGCATCCTGGCGGTGAATCGAAGTTGGAACGAGTTCGCGGAGGAGAACGGCTACAACGGAGCGCCCCCCGTGGGGACGAGCTATATCAGGATATGCGAGGCGTCAACCGGCGAAGGGGCCGCGGAGGGGGCCGCCTTCGCGCGCGGCGTCCGCGATGTCCTGGCCGGGCACAGGGCGTCGTTCGAGCTGGAATACCCCTGCCATTCCGGCGCCAACCGACGCTGGTTCATCGGCCGCGTCACCCCCTTCGGGGGAGCAGGACCGCGCCGGGCCGTGGTGGCGCACTCGGAGGTGACCTCGCTGAAACTGGCCGAGCTCTCGCTGCGGGACAGCGAGGAGCGGTTCCGGACTGTATTCGAATCGGTGCCCGCGGGCCTCGTCGTCGTGGACGGCGAGGGCCTGATCACGATGGTCAACGGGCGGATCGTCGAATGGCTCGGCTACGCGCCGGCCGAGCTGATCGGCGAGCCCATCGACATGCTGATCCCCCGGGTCATAGGACGACAAGACGGCCAGCCGACATTGGGGCACGCCGGCCCCGCAGATCGCAGGGAGGTTGCCCCCGACCGCGAGCTCAACGCCATCCGCAAGGACGGGTCCCGGTTCCCGGTGGATGCCGGCCTGAAGCTCGTGCAGGCGGACTCCGGGCCGATGATGCTGGTGGCCATCATGGACGCCACCGAGCGGCGGAGGGCCGATCGGGCGATCCGGGCGCTCAACGCCGAGCTGGAGCGCCGGGTGGCCGAGAGGGCGGCGGACGTGCACAAGCTCGCCCGGATCATCGACTCCTCGACCGACTTGATCGCGACCGCGACGCCCGGCGGCGTGCCGCTGTGGGAGAACGAGGCGTTCCGGAAGGTGGTCCTGGAACGTTCGTCCGCCGCCGCACGCCCGCCGACCATCGAGGCCTTCCACACGCCCGGTTCGGCGGCGAGGATCCTCGGGGAGGGGCTGCCGGCGGCCGTCCGCGAGGGCCACTGGCTCGGCGAGACGGAGGTGCTCACCGCCGCGGGACACGCCATCCCCGTCTCGCAGCTCATCCTCGCGCATCGAGACGACGAGGGCCGCGTGGTGTTCTTCTCCACGATCATGCGGGACATCACCGAGCGGAAGGAGATGGAGAAGGCCCTGCGCCGTCAATCCGAGGAGCTGACGCTGGCCAACCTGGAGCTGGCTCGCGCGTCGCGCCTCAAGGACGAATTCCTCGCCAGCATGAGCCACGAGCTCCGCACGCCGCTCAGCGCCGTCCTGGCACTGTCGGAGGCGCTGGTCGAGGGGGTCTATGGCGCCGTGACGGACGAGCAGGCCTCGGTCATCATGGACGTGGAGAAGAGCGGGCGTCACCTGCTGGGGCTGATCAACGACATCCTCGACCTGTCCAAGGCCGAGGCCGGGCAGATGCGGCTCGACCCGCTGCCCACGACCATCGACGCGATCGGCCAGGGGAGCCTGCGCCTCGTCCGCCAGGCGGCCCACGCCAGGCGGATCTCGCTCTCGTTCTCGATCGAAGGTCCGGCGGAGGAGATCGTCGCCGACGAGCTTCGACTGAAGCAGATCCTGGTGAACCTGCTGAGCAACGCCGTGAAGTTCACGCCCGACGGGGGAAAGGTCGGCCTCCGCGTCCGTGCGGACGAGGGGGCGCGGACGCTCGCGTTCACCGTCTGGGATACCGGGATCGGCATCCGCCGCGAAGACATCGGGATCCTCTTCCAGCCATTCCGACAGATCGACAGCCGGCTCTCGCGGCAGTACACGGGCACCGGCCTGGGGCTGGCACTGGTGCAGAAGCTCGCGGCGCTGCATGGCGGGTCGGTTTCGGTGGAGAGCGAGCCGGGGCACGGCAGCCGGTTCATGGTGACGATCCCGTGGGTTCCGTTCCGCGAATCCCAAGAGGATCCATACGGCCGTGGAGAGGGGTCGCCCCCGGCCGCCGACGGCCCCGTCGTCATGGCAAAGGGGGACGGCCACCCGGCCATGCCGGAGAGCACCGGGGCAGATCCACCGCTCCTGCTGCTTGCCGACGACGATGACCTCAACCGCAAGCTGATCTGCGACGTGCTCACGGCGGCAGGCTATCGCGTCGCTCAGGCCCGCGATGGCGAGGAAGCGGTCCGCTTGTCCACAGAGCTGAAGCCCCGCCTCGTGCTCATGGACATCCAGATGCCCGGGACCGACGGGCTCGAGGCGACCCGGCGTCTCCGCTCCGAGCCCGGGACCCGGACGCTGCCCATCGTCGCCCTGACCGCGCTGGCGATGCCCGGCGACCGCGAGCGATGCCTGGCGGCGGGGGCCGACGCCTACCTGAGCAAGCCCGTCACGCTCGACGAGTTGCGCCGGACCATCGCGGACCTCGTCTGA
- a CDS encoding DUF1570 domain-containing protein — MPTSEPFRTLNAEELKAHLKKGHLAQFEVLQTAHYLVFYKSSRDFAETSARVLENLYDRLLDTFRKHEMAVADAEFPLVAVIHASEGEFRASHEVDPEVQAFYEIYSNRIYFYESSDRDDQAPEYAAMRKPQTVAHEGTHQILQNIGVQPRLGAWPIWLVEGLAEYCASPTSPRKGGKPTWDGLGLVNALHMATLRELDDPLTLDIPGQEENHGAPIREPGKTLVESMLRKTRLTPTEYAPAWAMVHYLACKRQDNFVDYLRAMSQLPPLVPKSPEEQTATFREAFGVDLAKIDKAIDAHLRRLSKQKGFDPMPCYAVVYEQHLPMGQLRRAVMVSQSPQMIQQWLEKTTDPRGAPPSWQAFPHATRARAVLSARQWLKEGG; from the coding sequence GTGCCCACTTCCGAACCGTTCCGGACGCTCAACGCGGAGGAGCTGAAGGCCCACCTCAAGAAAGGGCACCTTGCCCAGTTCGAGGTCCTCCAGACGGCGCATTACCTGGTCTTCTACAAGTCGAGCCGAGACTTCGCCGAAACGAGCGCCCGCGTCCTCGAAAACCTCTACGACCGCCTCCTGGACACCTTCCGCAAGCATGAGATGGCCGTCGCCGACGCGGAGTTTCCGCTCGTCGCCGTGATCCACGCCAGCGAGGGGGAATTCCGCGCCAGCCACGAGGTCGATCCCGAGGTGCAGGCGTTCTACGAGATCTACTCGAACCGGATTTACTTCTACGAGTCGTCGGACCGCGACGATCAGGCCCCCGAGTACGCCGCGATGCGGAAGCCGCAGACGGTGGCTCACGAGGGGACGCACCAGATCCTCCAGAACATCGGCGTCCAGCCGCGCCTCGGCGCATGGCCGATCTGGCTCGTGGAGGGTCTCGCCGAGTACTGTGCATCGCCGACGTCCCCGCGCAAGGGCGGCAAGCCCACGTGGGATGGCCTGGGCCTGGTCAACGCCCTCCACATGGCCACGCTCCGCGAGCTCGACGACCCGCTCACCCTGGACATCCCGGGCCAGGAGGAGAATCACGGTGCGCCGATTCGCGAGCCCGGAAAGACCCTCGTGGAATCGATGCTCCGCAAGACGCGGCTCACCCCGACGGAGTATGCCCCCGCCTGGGCGATGGTGCACTACCTCGCCTGCAAGCGGCAGGATAACTTCGTCGACTACCTGCGGGCGATGAGCCAGTTGCCGCCCCTCGTGCCGAAGTCACCGGAGGAGCAGACGGCGACCTTCCGCGAGGCCTTCGGCGTCGATCTCGCGAAAATCGACAAGGCGATCGACGCCCACCTGCGGAGGCTGAGCAAGCAGAAGGGCTTCGACCCCATGCCCTGCTACGCCGTCGTCTACGAGCAGCACCTCCCGATGGGCCAGCTCCGCCGCGCCGTGATGGTGAGTCAGTCTCCCCAGATGATCCAGCAGTGGCTCGAGAAGACGACCGACCCCCGGGGAGCCCCGCCCTCCTGGCAGGCCTTCCCCCACGCCACCCGCGCCCGCGCCGTCCTTTCGGCCCGGCAGTGGTTGAAAGAGGGCGGTTGA
- a CDS encoding GNAT family N-acetyltransferase: protein MKASSPAIRYPFRRGSVEYNLGTEADHEAVYQTLLHVFHGPDRDSFLGALSDPAYRPDQRLLAKVDGRVVSHAHLTEREVRYGTASVPINGVMWVGTLPEFRGLGFAQNLLRLADERARATGRALQVLTTGMPQFYRPLGWGVCGRQTYAQALSRNLPQVSDGMVEGKGGFWHVRPWRQVELSDLMTLYEAQYAGVTGSVIRSEEYWRWLIGRRYAHVIWVACQGDAVRGYAFVKDHKILEIASDPAHPQALRALLGRVRAEALERAYPRVTVHAPTNHPVIEAFLSGGGRLVDQDLIDGSVSMSHIPDVARFLTSILPELSRRAEEADATLPLELGISSGDHRWLIHIDGKHSRVEPDKLSRRYLTLNPASLVRLLMGHSGVDAASAEEGFVASTATAMDATRILFPAQPIWRSPLDSATA from the coding sequence ATGAAAGCCTCATCCCCGGCGATCCGCTATCCCTTTCGCCGCGGCTCGGTGGAATACAACCTGGGGACCGAGGCTGACCACGAAGCGGTCTATCAGACGCTGCTCCACGTCTTCCACGGGCCGGATCGCGACAGCTTCCTCGGGGCGCTCAGCGACCCGGCCTATCGGCCGGATCAGCGCCTCCTCGCGAAGGTGGACGGACGTGTCGTCAGCCATGCCCACCTGACGGAGCGGGAGGTCCGTTACGGGACCGCGTCGGTCCCGATCAACGGGGTCATGTGGGTCGGGACGCTCCCCGAATTTCGCGGCCTCGGATTCGCGCAGAACCTCCTCCGGCTCGCCGACGAGCGTGCCCGTGCGACCGGCCGGGCCCTCCAGGTGCTCACGACGGGGATGCCGCAGTTCTATCGCCCGCTCGGCTGGGGCGTTTGCGGCCGCCAGACATATGCCCAGGCCCTGAGCCGCAATCTCCCGCAGGTCAGCGACGGGATGGTCGAGGGCAAGGGAGGATTCTGGCACGTCCGGCCCTGGAGGCAGGTCGAGCTTTCCGACCTCATGACGCTCTACGAGGCCCAGTACGCCGGCGTCACGGGGTCGGTCATCCGCTCTGAGGAGTACTGGCGCTGGCTGATCGGCCGCCGCTACGCGCACGTGATCTGGGTCGCCTGCCAGGGGGACGCGGTCCGCGGGTATGCCTTCGTGAAGGATCATAAGATCCTCGAGATCGCCAGCGACCCGGCCCATCCCCAGGCCCTGCGAGCCCTGCTCGGCCGGGTGAGGGCTGAGGCGCTGGAGCGGGCCTATCCGCGCGTCACCGTGCACGCGCCGACCAACCACCCGGTGATCGAGGCCTTCCTGTCCGGCGGCGGCCGGCTCGTGGATCAGGACCTGATCGACGGCTCCGTGTCGATGTCCCACATCCCCGACGTCGCCCGATTCCTCACCTCGATCCTCCCGGAGCTCAGCCGCCGCGCCGAGGAGGCGGACGCCACGCTGCCGCTCGAGCTGGGCATCTCCAGCGGGGATCACCGCTGGCTCATCCACATCGACGGCAAACACTCTCGCGTGGAGCCGGACAAGCTGAGCCGACGCTACCTCACGCTCAACCCCGCTTCGCTCGTGCGCCTCCTCATGGGGCATTCGGGCGTGGACGCGGCCAGCGCGGAGGAGGGGTTCGTCGCCTCAACGGCGACGGCGATGGATGCCACGCGCATCCTGTTCCCCGCCCAGCCCATCTGGCGAAGTCCTCTGGACTCTGCCACGGCCTGA
- a CDS encoding glycosyltransferase family 2 protein, with translation MRYLTAIPVHNEEKHLESVLREVVRHAEHVLVVDDGSTDRTPELLRDFREVEVIRHPRNLGYGAGLRTAFRRTVDAGYDGLVTLDCDGQHEPHMIPEVAAGLAEADIVSGSRYLKVFDPAQSPPEERRRINVEVTRWLNECLGFALTDAFCGFKAYRRSAIEKFEITDLGYAMPLQVWVQAARHGMSVVELAVPLIYLDEERAFGGALDNSDYRLKHYRRVFQDALREAGLEVAGGCR, from the coding sequence ATGCGATACCTCACCGCGATCCCCGTCCACAACGAAGAAAAACACCTCGAGTCGGTGCTCCGCGAGGTGGTGCGTCACGCCGAGCACGTGCTCGTGGTGGACGACGGCTCGACCGATCGGACCCCTGAGCTGCTCCGCGATTTCCGCGAGGTCGAGGTCATCCGCCATCCCCGGAACCTCGGCTACGGGGCCGGCCTGAGGACGGCCTTCCGCCGGACGGTCGATGCCGGATATGACGGCCTGGTGACGCTCGATTGCGACGGCCAGCACGAGCCCCACATGATCCCGGAGGTGGCCGCGGGGCTGGCCGAGGCGGACATCGTCTCGGGCAGCCGCTACCTCAAGGTGTTCGACCCCGCCCAGAGCCCCCCCGAGGAGCGGCGCCGGATCAACGTCGAGGTCACGCGCTGGCTCAACGAATGCCTCGGCTTCGCCCTGACCGACGCCTTCTGCGGCTTCAAGGCTTACCGCCGCTCGGCGATCGAGAAGTTCGAGATCACCGACCTGGGCTATGCGATGCCCCTGCAGGTGTGGGTCCAGGCGGCCCGCCACGGGATGTCCGTCGTCGAGCTGGCTGTCCCGCTGATCTACCTGGACGAGGAGAGGGCGTTCGGCGGCGCCCTCGACAACTCGGATTATCGCCTGAAGCACTACCGTCGGGTGTTCCAGGACGCGCTCCGCGAGGCCGGACTCGAAGTCGCGGGGGGGTGTCGGTGA
- a CDS encoding DUF937 domain-containing protein: MNIVDAIRGQLTGDIPGRLASALGVSEDQIRSALDAGVPGLLALLGKVASSETGAGKLADALKQAHPDAGGGPGDILSGKDLSSLQEKGLAWLNSVLGPAALPVVISILGKFAGVGASQLKGLLGMLAPFILGMIAKQLSGRPLTSQAVSSFFEEQKANIAAASPAGLSFADVPGVGSVSGAAAAAASAARSTVATAREEAAGMPGWLLPLLGLVVVGGIAWYFLAGPGSTPPAVPGATEQPQGPAAGASRPAPTSTTPPAEPRKPAPEASKAAPGGTVTPAAESLAQVPTLTKDLGDAYASLAEILGGVKDAKAADAALPRLTDLSGKVDGYKATFDKLSEDGKAAIARVTAEHLAKVKELAETALKIPGLPARFEEVVRAVLAKLAEIKAA; the protein is encoded by the coding sequence ATGAACATCGTTGACGCGATCCGGGGACAGCTCACCGGCGACATCCCGGGCAGGCTCGCCTCCGCGCTGGGCGTGAGCGAGGATCAGATCAGGTCGGCCCTCGACGCGGGCGTGCCGGGCCTCCTGGCGCTGCTCGGCAAGGTGGCATCCAGCGAGACGGGGGCCGGGAAGCTCGCCGACGCCCTGAAGCAGGCCCATCCCGACGCGGGGGGCGGCCCGGGCGACATCCTGTCCGGAAAGGACCTCTCGTCGCTCCAGGAGAAGGGCCTGGCCTGGCTCAACTCGGTGCTCGGCCCGGCGGCCCTCCCCGTGGTCATCAGCATCCTGGGTAAGTTCGCCGGGGTCGGGGCGAGCCAGCTCAAGGGCCTGCTGGGGATGCTCGCCCCGTTCATCCTGGGCATGATCGCGAAGCAGCTCTCGGGCAGGCCGCTGACCTCGCAGGCGGTCTCGAGCTTCTTCGAGGAGCAGAAGGCCAACATCGCCGCCGCGTCTCCGGCCGGGCTGTCCTTCGCGGACGTGCCCGGCGTGGGCTCCGTCTCGGGCGCCGCAGCCGCGGCGGCCTCGGCGGCACGATCCACCGTCGCGACGGCCCGCGAGGAGGCGGCGGGGATGCCGGGGTGGCTCCTCCCGCTCCTGGGGCTGGTCGTGGTTGGGGGCATCGCCTGGTATTTCCTCGCCGGCCCGGGGAGCACGCCCCCCGCCGTCCCGGGGGCGACGGAACAACCTCAGGGCCCGGCGGCGGGAGCCTCCAGGCCGGCTCCGACCTCGACGACTCCCCCTGCGGAGCCTCGCAAGCCGGCGCCGGAGGCCTCCAAGGCCGCCCCCGGCGGCACGGTCACGCCGGCGGCCGAGTCCCTGGCCCAGGTCCCGACGCTGACGAAGGACCTGGGCGACGCCTACGCATCTCTCGCGGAGATCCTCGGCGGCGTGAAGGACGCGAAGGCGGCGGACGCCGCCCTGCCCAGGCTCACCGACCTCTCGGGGAAGGTGGATGGCTACAAGGCGACGTTCGACAAGCTGAGCGAAGACGGAAAGGCGGCGATCGCCAGGGTCACGGCCGAGCACTTGGCCAAGGTCAAGGAATTGGCCGAGACGGCTCTGAAGATCCCCGGGCTCCCCGCCAGGTTCGAGGAGGTGGTCCGGGCGGTCCTGGCGAAGCTCGCCGAGATCAAGGCCGCCTGA